GACCTTTAGATGAAGAGGATATGAAGATACATGAAGCAATAAAAGCTGAAAAGGTTATTGGAATCTTGAATAAGATAGATATTAAAGAGGATATTGACCTATCACCTTTAACTAAGATAAGTAAATGGTTAGAGATTTCAGCTATAAAAAATCAAGGAATAGATGAGATGGAAGAGGAGATCTATCGTCATATTATTGATGAAAATATTGAAGATAGTTCTCAAAAGATAACAATTACAAATGTAAGACATAAGTCAGCTTTAGAGAAAACTAAACAATCTATTGAGAATATATTTGAAACAATAGAGAGTGGACTTCCTATGGATCTTATGGCTGTGGATATTAAAGGAGCTTTAGATTCATTGTCAGAGGTAACTGGAGAGATCTCTAGTGAGGATCTATTAGATCATATATTTAGTAACTTCTGTGTAGGAAAATAAAAAATAAGAGTGATTCATTTTGTGGGTCACTCTTTTCTTGCTTTTAAATATTGAAATTTGGAGGATAAAGAATGAAAAAATATGAAGTTATAGTTGTAGGAGGTGGGCATGGAGGTGTTGAAGCTAGTTTAGCAGCAGCTAGATTAGGAAAGAAAACAGCTATGTTTACTCTTTATTTAGATACAATAGCAATGATGTCATGTAATCCTTCTATTGGAGGACCTGGAAAAAGCAACTTAGTAGCCGAGATGGATATTCTTGGTGGAGAGATGGGGAGACATACAGATAGATTTAATCTTCAGTTAAAGCATCTAAATGAAAGTAAAGGTCCAGCAGCAAGAATTACAAGAGGACAAGCAGATAAATATCTATATAGAACAGAGATGAGAAAACTTTTAGAACATACTGATAATCTTGAATTGATACAAGATTGTGTAGATGAAATAATAGTTGAAGATGGAAAAGTAAAAGGGATTGTAACAAGACTTGGAATAGCATATTATGCTGATACAGTAGTTTTAGCAACAGGAACCTTCTTAAAAGGGAAGATAGTTATTGGAGATGTTGCTTATTCAGCAGGTAGACAGGGAGAAAATTCAGCAGAAAAACTATCTGATAGCTTGAGAGAGCATGGAATTACTATTGAGAGATACCAAACTGCAACTCCACCAAGACTTGATAGAAGAAGTATAGATTTTAGCAAGATGAAAGAGTTAAGAGGAGAGGAACACCCTAGATATTTCTCAATTTTTACTGAAAAAGAGAAAAATAATACAGTTCCAACTTGGCTTACTTACACTACTGAAAAGACAATAGAAGTAGCTAAAGAGATGTTACAATATTCTCCAATAGTAAGTGGAATTATTAAAACTCATGGACCTAGACATTGTCCATCTTTAGATAGAAAGGTTATAAACTTCCCAGATAAAACAAATCACCAAATATTCTTAGAGTTAGAATCAGCTGATTCAGAAGAAGTTTATGTAAATGGACTTACAACAGCTATGCCACCTTTTGCTCAAGAGGCTATGATGAGAACAATAGCAGGACTTGAAAATGCAAGAGTAATGAGATATGGATATGCTGTTGAATATGATTATGCTCCAGCTTCACAACTTTATCCAAGCTTAGAAAGTAAAAAGATAGAGGGATTATTCTTTGCTGGGCAAATAAATGGAACTTCAGGTTATGAAGAAGCAGCTTGTCAAGGATTTATAGCAGGAGTTAATGCTGCAAGAAAAGTTGATAATAAAGAGCCTGTTATTATTGATAGAAGTGAAGGATATATAGGGGTATTGATTGATGATATTATCCATAAAAAGACACCAGAGCCTTATAGAGTACTTCCATCAAGATCTGAGTATAGACTTACTTTAAGATTTGATAATGCCTTTATGAGACTATTTAAAAAGGCTAAAGAGATAGGAATCTTATCTAAAGAGAGAATTGATTATTTAGAAAAAGCTATAGAAACAGTTAATAGTGAAATAGCTAGATTAAAAGAGATCAGTGTGCCAATGGTACAAGCTAATGCTTTACTAGAATCTTTAGGATCAAATCAAAAACTAACTAAAGGGGTAAAAATTGGAGATCTTTTAAAGATAAAAGAGGTTACTTATGATAGCTTAAAAGCTATTGTTGAGATAGAAGATTATCCTGAATTTATAAAGAATCAGATAGAAACAATGATAAAATATGAGATCTTTATAGAGAGAGAAAATGAACAAATAAAAAGATTTAAAGAGTTAGAAGAGATGAAAATTCCAGTGGATTTTGATTTTTCACAAGTTAGAGGAATTTCAAATATAGCTAGAAGTGGAATGGAAGAGATAAAACCTCTATCTATTGGAGAAGCTTCAAGAATTAGTGGAGTTACAGGAAACGATATAGCTCTTTTAATTGGATATCTAAAATAGTAATTAAGATAGTTATTAATGTGTATATGAACATTAATAACTATTTTTTTCTTTTTAGTTATTTTATAAAAAGTATATAATAGTTAATATGTATACAATCAAAAATAAATATAAACTATAATTTATCGCTCTAATTTCCATTAACAAAACTTATAATTTTTAACATCAAGTTGTCTCCATGTCAGTGAATAAAGAATCCCTATTGCTCATTCCATTGAAAATGCAAAACTCGGCTACGCCTCAAACACGTTGCATTTTCTTAACTGCATTTCGCTAAGGGCTTCTAATATTCACTTCCAAATTACGTCAACTTGATGTTAG
This genomic window from uncultured Fusobacterium sp. contains:
- the mnmG gene encoding tRNA uridine-5-carboxymethylaminomethyl(34) synthesis enzyme MnmG, yielding MKKYEVIVVGGGHGGVEASLAAARLGKKTAMFTLYLDTIAMMSCNPSIGGPGKSNLVAEMDILGGEMGRHTDRFNLQLKHLNESKGPAARITRGQADKYLYRTEMRKLLEHTDNLELIQDCVDEIIVEDGKVKGIVTRLGIAYYADTVVLATGTFLKGKIVIGDVAYSAGRQGENSAEKLSDSLREHGITIERYQTATPPRLDRRSIDFSKMKELRGEEHPRYFSIFTEKEKNNTVPTWLTYTTEKTIEVAKEMLQYSPIVSGIIKTHGPRHCPSLDRKVINFPDKTNHQIFLELESADSEEVYVNGLTTAMPPFAQEAMMRTIAGLENARVMRYGYAVEYDYAPASQLYPSLESKKIEGLFFAGQINGTSGYEEAACQGFIAGVNAARKVDNKEPVIIDRSEGYIGVLIDDIIHKKTPEPYRVLPSRSEYRLTLRFDNAFMRLFKKAKEIGILSKERIDYLEKAIETVNSEIARLKEISVPMVQANALLESLGSNQKLTKGVKIGDLLKIKEVTYDSLKAIVEIEDYPEFIKNQIETMIKYEIFIERENEQIKRFKELEEMKIPVDFDFSQVRGISNIARSGMEEIKPLSIGEASRISGVTGNDIALLIGYLK